Proteins co-encoded in one Chloroflexota bacterium genomic window:
- a CDS encoding ABC transporter substrate-binding protein — MRGARRSWRAVPHNRTGSLATVTCADPPRVTGSLLRQHLNSMEGELEMIRRTALTLVAALALPLAVACGESDASPAAAATSAPVTSAATSPTAAPPPPAVTTTPRQPSPATETPKQPAASTAKAEETSGAASAEAARPILKAGVIWLDSPLDPVQGGWVASQSGMSENLFRLSPTNFSPVPWLATKATDVDPITWRIDLRSGVRFHNGAVMDAEAVKASLERTIRLSEASANALGIDRIAVNNEQTITITTVAPRPTLPGLLTNPAVAITDAAAADAAGDGNFLQAGALTGPYIPTEYIQKERLSSVANDDYWGGAPPLAGIEHIAIPDTNSRELALQAGDIDVAVNISPEGAKTIDAHPELESRTAGIGAAAVIWWVNFERPALSDPLVRRAVSLAIDRESIAGLVAPAGSGSFASFLLPEALVSCPGVTTPGFDPAQARELLTEAGYVDTDDDGFVDKDGKPLEIVIGGYPERFQLPIMAEAAQAMLADVGIKAEVLITEWSVVKEPAWDLFGWYNNVVEAGDPIQNIGKFVGVSADASGSGANNYGHYHSAELEDIISSASAVADTQQRQEIACRALDIVASETALLPVAHPYLVYGVNQRVTGFEPHPANLYFFDHRIGLKA, encoded by the coding sequence ATGAGGGGCGCGCGGCGTTCCTGGCGGGCCGTCCCTCACAACCGCACCGGTTCACTTGCCACAGTGACTTGCGCAGACCCTCCCCGTGTGACAGGCTCCTTATTGAGACAACATCTCAATAGCATGGAGGGTGAGTTGGAGATGATTCGACGAACGGCGCTTACGCTCGTGGCGGCTTTGGCTTTGCCACTGGCCGTAGCCTGCGGAGAGAGCGACGCCAGCCCGGCAGCGGCTGCCACATCTGCGCCCGTGACTTCCGCGGCCACCTCGCCGACGGCAGCGCCGCCGCCCCCGGCAGTGACCACGACTCCGCGCCAGCCTTCTCCAGCGACCGAAACACCCAAGCAGCCGGCAGCTTCGACCGCCAAGGCCGAAGAGACTTCGGGGGCGGCCAGCGCCGAGGCTGCACGTCCCATTCTGAAGGCAGGCGTCATCTGGCTTGACAGCCCGCTGGACCCGGTGCAGGGCGGTTGGGTGGCCAGTCAGTCGGGGATGTCCGAGAACCTTTTCCGCCTGTCTCCCACCAATTTCAGCCCGGTGCCATGGCTGGCGACGAAAGCCACCGATGTGGACCCGATAACTTGGCGAATAGACTTGCGGTCGGGCGTGAGGTTCCACAACGGCGCGGTGATGGACGCGGAGGCGGTGAAGGCGTCGCTGGAACGAACGATCCGGCTATCGGAAGCGTCGGCGAACGCGCTGGGGATCGATCGCATCGCGGTGAACAACGAACAGACCATCACCATCACCACGGTGGCACCTCGACCCACGCTGCCGGGCCTGTTGACCAATCCGGCGGTGGCCATCACCGATGCCGCGGCTGCCGACGCCGCCGGCGACGGCAACTTTCTGCAGGCCGGCGCCTTGACGGGTCCCTACATTCCCACCGAGTACATCCAGAAGGAACGCCTCAGCAGCGTCGCCAACGACGACTACTGGGGCGGTGCTCCGCCGCTGGCCGGCATCGAACACATCGCCATTCCAGACACCAACAGCAGGGAACTGGCCTTGCAGGCCGGCGACATCGACGTGGCCGTCAACATTTCCCCGGAAGGGGCCAAGACCATAGACGCCCACCCCGAATTGGAGAGTCGCACTGCCGGGATAGGCGCCGCGGCGGTGATCTGGTGGGTCAATTTCGAGCGGCCTGCGCTGTCCGATCCGCTGGTGCGCCGGGCGGTGAGTCTCGCCATTGATCGAGAGAGCATTGCGGGGCTGGTTGCGCCTGCAGGGTCCGGATCGTTTGCTAGTTTCCTGTTGCCCGAAGCCCTCGTGTCCTGCCCCGGCGTCACCACGCCGGGTTTCGACCCTGCACAGGCCCGCGAACTACTGACGGAAGCCGGCTACGTTGACACCGATGACGACGGGTTTGTGGACAAAGACGGCAAACCGCTGGAAATCGTCATCGGCGGTTACCCCGAGCGGTTCCAGCTACCCATCATGGCCGAAGCCGCGCAGGCCATGCTGGCCGACGTGGGCATCAAGGCCGAAGTGCTCATCACCGAATGGTCGGTGGTGAAGGAGCCCGCCTGGGATCTGTTCGGGTGGTACAACAACGTGGTGGAGGCTGGAGACCCCATCCAGAACATCGGCAAGTTTGTCGGGGTCAGCGCCGACGCCTCCGGTAGCGGCGCCAACAACTACGGCCACTACCACAGCGCCGAGCTGGAGGACATCATCAGCAGCGCATCGGCGGTTGCCGACACCCAGCAACGCCAGGAAATAGCCTGCCGGGCGCTGGACATCGTTGCATCCGAAACCGCGCTCCTGCCGGTGGCGCACCCCTACCTGGTCTATGGCGTCAACCAGCGAGTCACCGGATTCGAGCCGCACCCGGCCAATCTCTACTTCTTCGACCATCGCATCGGTCTGAAAGCGTGA